One stretch of Flavobacterium sp. 9 DNA includes these proteins:
- a CDS encoding N-6 DNA methylase: MEQELQLFRYVKKYLEDLGYPSESIFFEYPTDNRNRIDVVVKKEDGIYIVIEVKNRNSLNLQAIDDIEYHPLTRRVQKEAQEVNAEYFVLTNGYEYLWMKTGVGGRPEKVEEVIYSAFNVIKNTEKQFFNIVLNHVFEYLKSFPITGNRLYDISIIIYGKLKKEINYRFDLNDIEYNYFINNEINYLYNRKYSDREIISDAIERLESINLLENNLTVIEFIDDLFLKNSKDLIIPRWLTDLMVKILNPNKEDKIVDMFARNGSFSSSIYFNENENVLSYYTNTEYYYWIKIQQLLFLKRETEIILEPTPINGKFKFSGDIPKSFLIAPPFNVKVANIINEDYDYRGIKDSTSLFIENALNSVGENGKVVVIVPDSFLSSNQFLKFRKYIINNNSIDSIISLPQDSFKPYSSVKTTLLTIIKGKKNVGTFFATLEDSPKEYLIDCSKFENIHCILTNLAKFRSSKEVDPSKLGFIVDDVNFENLHFSKYLFTQNLDEEDFNKNYIFIPLKELSYNIFRGDQLVSDKIGDIPYIGPASVRRMRIVEDGFSYTSKKLIPKKSIKTEFGQILINAIGPNRGKAALVTSEYSNMFINRHIIGLKVKENLVLPEYLAIAINSKIVQEQFLDKSSGSVIPSLNFKSLEEIIIPLPSIEIQEKTILEFNALSEEYGTALVKISNLESELNEKLNTLGREEKKI; the protein is encoded by the coding sequence ATGGAGCAAGAATTACAATTGTTTAGATATGTGAAAAAATATCTAGAGGATCTAGGTTATCCTTCTGAAAGTATTTTTTTTGAATATCCGACAGATAACAGAAACAGGATTGACGTTGTTGTTAAGAAAGAAGATGGTATTTACATTGTTATTGAAGTTAAAAACCGAAATAGCTTAAATTTACAGGCGATTGATGATATTGAGTATCATCCATTAACAAGGAGGGTTCAAAAAGAAGCACAAGAAGTAAATGCGGAATATTTTGTACTAACAAATGGATATGAATATTTATGGATGAAAACTGGCGTTGGAGGACGTCCTGAAAAAGTTGAAGAAGTTATTTATTCAGCTTTTAATGTCATTAAAAATACAGAAAAGCAGTTTTTTAATATTGTTTTAAATCATGTTTTTGAATACTTAAAAAGTTTTCCAATAACAGGTAATAGATTGTATGATATTTCTATAATAATATATGGTAAATTAAAAAAAGAGATTAACTATCGTTTTGATTTAAATGATATTGAATATAATTATTTTATTAATAATGAGATAAACTACTTATATAATAGAAAATATTCTGATCGTGAAATTATCTCGGATGCTATTGAAAGACTGGAAAGTATTAATCTACTTGAAAATAATTTGACTGTAATTGAGTTTATTGATGATTTATTTTTAAAGAATTCTAAAGATTTAATAATTCCAAGATGGCTTACTGATTTAATGGTTAAGATTTTGAATCCTAATAAAGAAGATAAAATTGTAGATATGTTTGCAAGAAATGGTTCTTTTTCTTCTTCAATTTATTTCAATGAAAATGAGAATGTTTTATCATATTATACAAATACGGAATACTATTATTGGATTAAAATACAGCAATTACTTTTTCTAAAGAGGGAGACTGAGATTATTTTAGAACCTACTCCAATTAATGGAAAGTTTAAATTTTCTGGAGATATCCCTAAATCATTTTTAATCGCGCCGCCTTTTAATGTTAAAGTAGCTAATATAATAAATGAAGATTATGATTATAGAGGAATTAAAGATAGCACTTCACTATTTATTGAAAATGCATTAAATTCTGTTGGAGAAAATGGAAAAGTTGTTGTAATTGTTCCCGATAGTTTTTTATCTTCAAATCAATTTTTAAAGTTTAGAAAATATATTATTAATAACAATAGTATAGACTCTATAATTAGTCTTCCACAAGATAGTTTTAAACCTTATTCTTCAGTAAAAACAACACTCCTAACTATTATAAAAGGCAAAAAAAATGTAGGAACTTTTTTTGCAACATTAGAGGATAGTCCAAAGGAATATTTGATTGATTGTTCAAAATTTGAAAATATTCACTGTATACTGACAAATCTTGCAAAATTTAGATCTTCTAAAGAAGTAGATCCATCAAAATTAGGTTTTATTGTAGATGACGTAAATTTTGAAAATTTGCATTTTTCAAAGTATCTTTTTACACAAAATTTGGATGAAGAAGATTTTAATAAAAATTATATTTTTATTCCATTAAAAGAATTATCATATAATATTTTTCGTGGAGATCAGTTAGTATCTGATAAAATTGGAGATATTCCATATATAGGACCAGCTTCTGTTAGAAGGATGAGAATAGTAGAAGATGGGTTTTCATATACATCTAAAAAACTTATTCCTAAGAAAAGCATTAAGACTGAGTTTGGTCAAATATTAATAAATGCAATTGGACCAAATAGAGGAAAAGCCGCTTTGGTTACTTCTGAATATAGTAATATGTTTATAAACAGACATATTATAGGACTTAAAGTAAAAGAAAATTTAGTATTGCCTGAATATTTAGCAATTGCTATAAATAGTAAAATTGTACAAGAGCAATTTTTGGATAAAAGTAGTGGTTCAGTGATACCTTCATTGAATTTTAAAAGTTTAGAAGAAATAATTATTCCTTTGCCAAGTATAGAAATTCAGGAAAAAACTATTTTAGAATTTAACGCCCTTTCTGAAGAATATGGTACTGCCCTTGTTAAAATTTCCAATCTTGAGAGTGAATTAAATGAAAAATTAAATACTTTAGGAAGGGAGGAGAAAAAAATATGA
- a CDS encoding helix-turn-helix domain-containing protein, whose product MSTLTKPNHIGRKISRIRELRDMKQEALALALGISQQTISAIENSETIEEERLIEVAKALGVTVEAIKSFSEEGMINYFNTFNDTNNTGAFNFGTNHCTFNPLDKLMETVEENKNLYERLLQAEKDKVEYLEKLLKQK is encoded by the coding sequence ATGAGCACACTTACAAAACCAAATCATATAGGGCGAAAAATAAGCCGTATTCGTGAACTTCGTGATATGAAACAGGAAGCTTTGGCGCTTGCTTTAGGAATAAGTCAGCAAACGATTTCTGCTATTGAAAACAGCGAAACAATAGAAGAAGAAAGACTTATTGAAGTTGCGAAAGCACTTGGTGTAACAGTTGAAGCGATTAAAAGTTTTTCAGAAGAAGGTATGATTAATTATTTTAATACTTTTAACGATACAAATAATACTGGTGCATTTAATTTTGGCACAAATCATTGCACTTTCAATCCTTTAGATAAATTAATGGAAACCGTAGAAGAAAACAAAAATCTTTACGAACGTTTGCTTCAGGCGGAAAAAGATAAAGTCGAATATTTAGAAAAATTACTAAAGCAGAAATAA